TGGGGTGAGAAAACAGATTTTATCAGCCATGTTTTAGACTGATACGACCCAAGTGGTAAAGATACACCGGCTCCTGAGTGGCGATCGGAACATCACGAGTTCGAATCCCAACAACGCCTTAGCAACCTGTGGCCAAGGGAGTAAAACTGGCTACGccctctgggtgggaggggcatacacactctctcccctgtcaatcagagcaacactaacCAGGGGTGGTTTTCCCAAAACACTCATAATGCTATGTACCTTGTTATCTCATTTGTTACAACCTACTTTAATTAACTCGAGTTTCCTGAAACCCTTCGTAAGTAACGTAGTACGTAAACATGTTTGTTAACTAATGAGTAACCTGACGCATTCTTTGTTCACGAAGTACTTTGTTACCTTGTTCATTACAACGTTTAAATTCATAAGTGCTTCCCAAAATCGTTCGTAACGAACGTAGTACGTAAACTAGTttgtaaattaatgaataagTACTTAGTTATATTGTTTGTTAGGACGTTCTTTAATTAACGATTCTTTTCCGGAAATCCTTCGTAACTCATGTATTACGTAAACTCGTTCGTAAATTAACGAGTAACCCGACCTATTTCTTATTCGCTAAGTACTCTGTTATCTCATTTGTTagaatgttctttaattaacaagAGTTTTCCCAAAACCCTTTGTAAATAACATAGTGCTTAAACTCGTACATAAATTAACGAGTAACCTGACGCATTCGTTATTCACTAAGCACTTCATTATCTCATTTGTTAgaacattctttaattaatgaatgtttCCCGAAACCCTTTGTAACGAACGTACTATGTAAACATGTTCGTAAATTACCAAGTAACCTGACCCATTTATTATTCACTAAGAACTTCGTTAAATTGTATGTTGGAAAGTTAGAACGAGTGTTTTCCCAAAACTCTTTGTAACTAACGTAGTACGTAGTCTTGTTCGTAAATTAATGATTAACCTGACCCATTCATTATTCACTAAGtactttattatattgtgtcttagaatgttctttaattaacgAGTGTTTTCCCAAACCCTTTCATaactaacaatttttattaattttttattaattttaaattgttattattttgtcttctgggaaacgtAAATAtgttatgtagcttctgaagggcaacacaaagtgaaaaaaaaataagatctttaaacaaaataataacaatttacgccaatcatcctgttcaaaagtttacaccccctggctcttcatgtatcgtgttgccttcttgagcatcagtgaatgtttgcaccttttgtaatagttgtgttcGAGTCTCTcggttgtcctcagtgtgaaaagatggatctcagcatcatatagctgctgttggaaaggagtcaaatatgcagaagatgctggaaaagcaaacaatgtgcaggagctggaggatttttctgaagaacagtgggcagttttgctgctcaggacaaacaagggactaatgaacaactatcacaaaacaaaaaaacagtctttgatcatccaggtaacacacacagtattaagaatcaagcatatgtaaacttttcaactggttcatttgtgtaaattcagttcttattgtgtcttgtggactatatgtaaacatctgttatgtgaaaaagcttattcagggcagaactaaataaaaaacaaaatgcaatttttatgtttcctcatttttttttttttattattaacattttgcagattctgcaaggtgtatgtaaatttATGACCACAACTGTACTGTATGcatgaattttaatttttactgtCTACTTAGTGGGTTTATTTGTAAGATGCAAAGTGCAAACCTTGTGTagttagaaataaataaacattttttctaaTATGTAATGAAATTACGGTAAATTTATACTATAGGgctgttaaattctcgattctgattggtcagaaattgtGGATTAGTtaagcagcagctctgacagtagtgcagctgcaaaccacaggtttaaCAACTGGGAACGCGTGCTGTAACAtctgtgataacaggaactaatctGTTTCACAGATGTTAGACGGCATTGTTTGCAATGTAactgctggcaaattgctgcggtataagaggaataaaacacattgagATGTaatgatataggaaaataatcaactttagggtgggaacagtgactctgcttcatcacaccaccctgtcgttgattattttcctataacagcatgacatggagtgttttattccttacttctgATCAACATATGGATAAAATCTGAATGCagttatgattttattttcacatcacagATCTCTCACCTCTCAGCTACTCACCTCTCGAGCTTGAGGTTAGGTCGAACCACTTTTCCTATTTTGGCCATTTTCTCCATAGCTTCCTGAAAAACACGGACACGTCTGATTCAGCTGATAAGACACCTTgttgtgctcttttttttctatcagtagaaaaaaaaaaaaacagccttcagCACAAATTTGACCTTTCGTTGATCTTTTTGTAGATTTAGGACGTTGATGTAATGAAGGTTCTTGTGATGTGGGTTAGTGGTGTCTTAAGTACGGAGGAAACACGTTCGATATTGCACGCCTGTCTAACACACCAACTTCGTTAATGTGCACTCAGCATACACTAAAGCACGTACATATCAGAGCCGGAGACAGTGCGCACTGCTGATACgctacatatataatataaaataagtgCTCTTCATAGACACGCATTCAATTTTTCAGCTTTTGTTGTGTTAGGAAGCATAAGGTAGgctattaaaaatataatgaatattttttcataGAAAATTATAAACTGTGACCTAGACCTTTACACTTGTAAATTTGGTCACTAGTAACTTTTTCCTCAATGCAACTGAGTTCCTTTCTTGCTTAAGGCGGCATTCACACTAGGTGTCtgttctacagaaaaaaaagcccCAACCAGAGCACTTTGTTTGCTGAcatggaagaaaataaaaaaaaaaaatcctagttAGTGCATATACAtctatatttaaagaaataaacccTCGCTCTTCTGGGTGAatccagatagtgggattatctGGTATatcagttcacatcaaacatcagaatggggggaaaaatgagaTCTCAGTCACTTGGATGACCATGGACCTGGTGTTCTCCTgggagtttcacacacaacagtctctaacacagaatggtgcgaaaaacaaaaaacatccaggtcAGAGGAGATgcttcgagctgacaggaaggctatggtaactgaaataagcactctttacacccgtgctgagcagaaaagcatctcacagcATGTTAAACCTCGAgacagatgggctacagcagcagaagaccacatcgagtTCCACTCCTGGCATCCAGGAACAGGAATTCTGATGCTACACGGGTACAGACTCCCTCTAAGACTGGTGTTTGAGCTGCCCAGGTTTCAGttttgcgctgctgccacatgatggaCTGGCtggacaaatgaatgaatgtgcaggtgtacaggtggaCAGTGATTGTATATTAGAAgtgattgatgatgatgatgatgataatgatgatgaagatgatgcgCTTTGGGGAAATACAGCAAGGTCTTCACTGTAACTGTACCTGAATGGAGGTGTAGTCCCGTGAGGCGCAGGCCCCCAGAACTGCAGCACCCACCAACacagcctctctctctgcaggcaGGACGATCGGCAAACCTGCACGtcacgcagagagagagagagagagagagagagagagagagagagacagagacagagacagagacagagagagacagaaagaaagcaagacagagagagagacagacagacacagagagagcgagacagagagaggaagagaaagagagagacagagaggaagagtgagagagagagagagagagagagagagagagagagagagagaggaagaggaagagagacagagagagagagagagacagagaggaagagtgagagagagagagagagagagagatagagagagaatgagaaatagagagagagacagagaggaagagagagagagagagagagacagaaagaaagcgagacagagagagagacagcgagagagagacaggaagagagacagagacagagagaggaagaggaagagagagagacagagaaagaaagagagagagagagagagagagagagagagacagagagagagaggaagaagggagagagagaatgagagacacagagagagagagagagagagagagagagagagagagatggaggaaatgAGAAGAAGCAGTTTTGtaactttctgaccaatcaaaagccagaattcagcagctctgtgtaATCTGATGGTCAGTATATTTACTCACCCAGTGTGAGAAAGCGCTTACCTGTAACGTTGGCGTGCATCTGCACGAACAGAGAGTTCTTACTGAGCCCTCCACACAGGAACAAGGCAGTGATGTCATGTCCTGCTTCTCGCATTGCATCCAGGATGTGTCTGGTGCCAAGCTGTGACAAACCACAATCACAAATCACACACCAAAAATAGCAAAAACGAAACAAATAAAGCAGACTGCGTGGGCTGTACCGGTGTTAATGGGTTCGAATAAAACTTCATTTAAACTCACAGCAATAGCTTGTAGAGTAGCGAGGTAAAGAAGAGCCAAGTCGTCCAGCGTCTGAGACAAAGACAGTCCAATAAcctgcacagagagagaataaaatattttatacatgcACTATGCATGAACTGaaggaacaaataaaaaatacattaaaaaaactattattattattattattattattattattattattattaacagtagtagtactttacaaagaaaaaaacatttttaacaaaagttAAACAGAACATTCATCATTAGCACGCTGCTTAAAAAATCTACAGTAATTAActccatatttataaatgtataacaattataaagctactgtaaaataataaaaatgcataaatagtaaaaaaaatatatatatgaatcaAATCACAACCATACATACaaataatagtaattaaaatCACCAGATTTTAATATCaaaattaaaactattaatttattttgtttatattgtaaaatataacatatctatatattaatataatatgcCTTGCCCACTATATTTCAGTCTCTGTCACCCCTTTTGAGAAAACATCAAAGTTTTTTTTCGCTCCGCAGTTTTAACTCGATGCTCACCATGCCCTTTAAGCTCTGGTCGGCGAGAGGAGACCGGTTGCCGTGGAAATCGGGCCACACGTGCAGGCCGGCGGTCAGTTCGTCCAGGTCCTTCAGGTCTTTGGCCATTTCCTTCAGATAGCCGTTCAGGAAAGAGTAAATATTCACTccactgaaaaggaaaaaaaaaaacatatatatacactttaaaTGAAATCCTGGATGTAGGCCTGGgccatatatacatatatacactattATATTACAATGACAATTCACTTTTCTAAGAAGATGAGGGTTTTATCTAGATATTCCAAGCATGGACACTGTGTATCTTTAAATTTAAACGGTCTGCAgtagggctgtagtcaagaaCGTCAgtgtcaagtccaagaccaggactagccgaGATCGAGAAACAAAAGATTAGACTGTTTTCCAAAAGAAGGAATTTCTTCTTGCTTGCGAAAAGAACTCTCAGTcgagaccaagaccatatttagcgAGATCAACGCACAAgactgagacaagtccaagtacaaatgccagTAAGTCtaagacaagtccaagtcaaaaCAGAAAAACGTCTCAAGACTGGACTCGAGTCTTCGCACATTTCTTAAAACTATATTTTGCAATAAATGATGTAACTTCTGATGGACAAAAACATACCTTTTCTCTGCTCGCTCTTTTAACTGAGAGAAAGCAGCGTGTCCTGTCACCACATGATcaatctgggggaaaaaaaaaacagaaaaaatatccGTAAGCCCTGTTTATagactatacagccaaaagtatgtgcacccctgacgatcacacacacatgtggttcttcttcaaactgtagccacaaagctggaagcacagaattgtatagaatgtctttgtattctgtagcattacaatttcccttcactggaactaagaggctcaaacctgttccagcatgacaatgcccctgtgcacaaagcgagctccatgaagacatggtgtgtgaaggctggagtggaagaactcgagtgtcctgcacagagccctgacctcaaccccactgaacacctttgggatgaactggaacactgactgcaccccagacctcctcaccctacatcagtgcctgatctcactaatgctcttgtagctgaatgaacacaaatccccacggccacgctccaacatctagtggaaagcttcccagaagagtggagcttattataacagcaaagagtgaataaatctggaatgagatgttcaacaagcacatggcaaacttttggccatatagtgtactttgtACTTTGTAATAACACCGTGACCTTGGAAAACCCTTCATATGGTGAGACTGTGACCATGCTACAATATTTTGCAGGATCATggcggacattttgacagctgatatctgattacaaactaaaCTGATTAGCCTTATGTCTGTTTCTCTACAACACAAAGCTCtgcactgtgtgaggaaatcacacttagccaAAGAAGTGCACTGTGTTGGACTGACCAGTTGTCCTGTAGCGCTCTGACCGCCTTCATTTAGCCACAGGTCTGGTACCATGGCGGACAGGTACGGACCCCACACACCTGGAACAAACAGAGGCTTCTGGCTcacctgcaccacacacacacacacacacacacacgcacacacaccttaacCTCAGCAACCAGAACACTTTGGctcatttagtatttttttttacatttaaaacaaatcattttgtgGGGATATTTGacacataattatttataagtaAGTTAAAAAagcttattaattattaatataattatttatttaaataattatatttttaattataatattattaattataatcatattaatacaattatttattataataataataataataataattattattattattattattattatttattataataattataattattaatataattattactatCGACTATAAACTCACAGCCATGTGACAGGACGATGTTCCACAGATCAGAGCAATGCgtgatgtgattggctgattttcACACGGCAGGTGATGGCCGCTTACATCCGCTCCAATAACACCTAGAAAACGCGGGACAAACCAAAAGAACGATTCCTGTGTTCATAATTCACCTGCATTTCATGACACAGTCTACACATTTCCCACGATGCCTCAGTGAGCTTTACCAGCCCTAACCAGCCCTCTAGTGGTTAATCAGTAGAAAAGGTTATCCTATAACAGTTATCATATAACCGACCCAGTCCTCCTGCGTGGGCATCGATCAGAGACGCTCCCACAGGTGTTTCCGGCTCCAGACCTAAATCTGCAGCTGCCTCCGGAGTCAGTCCTCCTCCGACCGGGCTGCCGGGACAACACGTCCGCTCTCCTGCACACAACACACGGAACGCGTGAGACTTCAGGAATACAGGATAAAGAGTTAAACGCTGCTGGCTCCCGAGTGGCGCAATGGAAAAGCCTTCGCCATGTTTTAacttatttgatttgatttgaatatCTGTGACCGAGGAAGCAAAATTATCCGTGCTCTCTGAGTGGGATTGaaggcattctctctctctctctctctctctctcctatcaatcacagcgacattagccaatcaggagcatctgtgagctcaagtATGCGTAAGAGGGCAGATCGCACTGGCTAGTGGGCGGAGTTAAACAGTGCTAATATAAATCTTTTTCTAAGCTGTTCTGTTATATCAGTACGGTACGGCATAGTAATGTAACCAGGCAAACATTTGAATTACAGGTTTATGATCTtccatatattaataaaaaatagaaacaaacaaacaaataaatattttaaatgaatatataagcATTATTTATCTGTTAAGGCATCTGGGTGTTTCCCGAGACCGGTCTTTAGTAGCCTAACACCAATCACTGacgtacaataaaaaaaaaagtctaatttaaaaaaaaatttattttttaaagcatggCTTCATATTACATTATGCTATTACCaccttaaatatattttatggttCTCAGTTAAGAAcacaacagagagacagaaatcaTAATGTTAGAATCTTAACAAGGCTTTTAGTaaggagatttatttaacatttatggaaggagtctccagtgttagctctttgtaacagttttaagttttctgacatcctCAGGACAGAGCactttacgcttctttgcggtttctgtcttattaatatgaagagacagaaaaaaaaaagagaagctggtgagggaacgactgtttatagctgccatgacgtaagtgagaacaggaactaacttgccttgcagatgttccacaacattaaatgtatctataaatggataaaaactatgacgtGCTAttctttaacaaattaaaaaaaaaaaaaaacactttgtggtattattgaaaaataatcagcttcgggGTGTTGAGAgtaagagtaactccacttcGTCACAGCAtcctgtcgctgattattttcctaaaaccgCATGCCCTGAAGTTTATTCCACACATGGCCTGCTTCTCTGTAGAAATATTtccatgtttttgttgtttctagTCAAGATTTGGAAGGCAGTGTTTTGGATTTGCAGGGTCTTGATTTAATctgataattaataataatttgatcatctgttttttttgctgtagtttttagtgcattatttattttgtgtgatgTAGATCAGAGAGGTGAGGATGATACACTGCTTTTCAGTTATGAGTTAATGACAAGAGCCAGATGTGGATCCAGTTGTGGTCCATTGGTACAGTATATATaacatgatatattttttttttttttaacacggCTTACCGATTTTTGAATGATTGTCCTCAATCAAGTCCTCGAGACCGACGGTGGTCCAGAAACTGTCGTCCCAGCCGTCTAGCGGAGAATAAGTCCACTTACACACCACAGTGCACAGTGATCTAGGACACAGCAGAGAGGTGTTAGGACAGAGATACTCAAGAGTCAGACCATGATTTTACTAATAACACAGACTAACACACCTGAATACAATAATAAAGCAGTAATCTGTCCATGTGACACagatctgattttttaaaacagtgtgGACACAAAAATCGGATCTTTTCAGATCTTTCATATGTAAAGTAGCTAGAATGAGAATGTTCGATAGGAATTCATGCGGCTTTTTCCCAATGCACTTAtaacacacagaaaacaatatATTCAGTGGAAGGATGTGGAAATTGGTGATGTTTTTCTTAATGTTTTGGGAATCAATTTTAACAAAACTGAAAGGAACCTACAGAAACCGAACCCAAGAAATCAATGTGCACGTGTGTGGAATTTCAGGGGACGGACACGTTCACGTTACAGATATTAAAGACGTCGTTTGGGGTTATGAACATGAACCGtcaaagacaaacagacagtTTAATAGAACTAAGACTAAGAGATGGCATTAACAATATCAAATACTGAAAGACCAAACACACACCGGAGATCTCAACAGGTTcagtaaatatctgtgtgtgtgtgagtgtgtgtgtgtgtgtgtgaagaaaaacacaccTTACTAACGAACCTGTTGCCTTCCAGGACAAATAGTCTGGCAGGTCGAAGAAGTGTGCGGCTTCCTTCCAGCAGCTTTTCCTCAGATTCTAATGAAAATAGGACAAAGGACAGcacgaaaaaacaaaaaaaaaaaaacacgctcaTCCAGAGTTCTTGTCCTTTCCTCCTGGGAAATTTTCaagatgtattttttcccccagaccTTCAACATTCTGCTATTTTCAAACATCATTGTGTTATACAAAGGGAAATTTAGAAATGCTGTTATGtccagaaaataaatgaacatttaaacagatttaGACTCTCAGTGTCTGACATTACTCATATCCATATCTATAATGTCCACAATATTTAAGGCTTGTTGCTTCTCCAGTTTTGGAAATAAGTACCATCATGAGTACGGAACTCACCTCTTTCAGCCACAGTAACTTGGGCGGCTGCATTTCGGGAGACATCACGCCGCCGACGGCGCTCAGGACTCGGTGAGCCGTGGCTGTGATGCGAGCCGCTTGCTCCATTGCTCTGTGGTCCATCCACATCACCACGTTCCTCTCCTTGACACCTGACAGAAGAATGGAAGGAGGTGGAAGTGACGTGGATGAGAATAAAATTCCACTTGAATTAGTATACGATTGTGCACATACAGTAACATGACGTTACGGAGCTTGAACGATGAAAGATTCGGTGCAGCACTGTGTACAGTTATAACACGGTGTACGATTTGTAAACAATCTGTTCCTTTAACGCGGCATTTTCATGAGTTACAGCATATCACgattatttacatattcaaatttgacttttttttttattcctaaaaGGATCCTCATTTGGGTCTCATTAATGCCTACAATATGGATTACTGCAGAGCTGAAAGAAAATTCTCAACCCTAAACATGCtgtaatttcttctttttttttgtatatattaaaatatagtcagctacagaattattggcacccttgctAAAGATGGTCTGAGTGCTTGCTCAGTATTCTCCTGATCTCATCAGGCATTACATGAGCAGAGAGATTGTGCTGCACGCAGGAGTAGGCTAGCGTGATATAATGACTGTCGTCCCTGCGTGATCTTACGTTGCCATGACGTCCAGTGATATAATATTCCCAGCCCTGCCATTCTTTACGCATTGTGTGTCGGAGCGCCGCACAGCTGGTAAGATTTTTACGCCTTCCATTACTCTCTATAAAGCTGAAATGGAGGAAATGCtccttttcctgttttgttttagagttctggatgattaaatcattcatcatgattttatttaacaataaatttcaagcagaaaaaaaatcaatattgcacaagcctatgCAACAGGAGTGCCAATAATTGAgtggtttaaaaatatatttattaaacaaatagcGTCTGTGCTAAACTATGATTGGCTTCATTTGAagctgttataaaaatatacacacccCTGTGACGGAACCACAGATTACTGAATCTGTATAAAAGCACcaggttttaaattaatgtcaTTTTCTGTCCATAGAAAACACTCATCTTTGTCTGTTATGTTGCTTAGTGACTAAAGTTTATTGTTAACACGTTACAGAAGAACTGGTTGTTGTGGTACAATCACTTCATTTCCTTCAATTTAAAGCTTACATTTATAGTGTGAGAGTTTTTCTATGCGTTTTtaaccaagggtgccaataattccagAGCTGCCTGTATATTCAGAGATCCTAGAAGATCTTTTGTTGGGCCACGCCTCCAGCTGTAGCTGTTTCAACAGCAATAAATATAAGAATTGTCCTAAACGATGCCTAGCAGATGTCATTCTTGATGGACGTGAACATTTCTGGATGAAGTACTCGAGTGCTCGCACACGTCCTGAGCTACTCACCATCTTTATTAACAGCTACGGGCTGAAAGTTCTGGTCCAGAACCACCAACGAGCACGTGGCATCGAACCCGATCCCTCTCACACGCTCCTTCATGATGCCTTCCGTCACTTTctacaaagacagagagagagagagagagagagagagagagagggagagagagagagagagattacacacattcacaatcaGACACTTCATCCAGACCACATGAAGGTTAAAGGTAAATTGTATATACTGAGGTTtatgtagggaataaaacacttgggggcggAGTTTCAGAGGACACACCCTTTTTACCTTCACTGTGCTGCAGCATTTCCTCCAGATGTCGTCTGAAGATTGTTCGTAATAGTCTTTCTGAGGCTGCCAGATGTGTATGGGCTCCTCGGCTGTGGCTGTAACACGGCCGTCGCGGGAAACCAGCGCGGCTCGAACGCTGCCGCTGCCCACGTCCACGCCCACATAGCACCAATCGTTTACTGACGAACAGCTTGTCATTTAACTGTCTGCGTATAAAGACACACACGTGTGTCATCAAACAGACATACGCAGAGGTTTTATTTCATGATCCGAGGCAAACGTTCTGACCACGAGCCAAAATCTCACCCTAATGCTTCCTAAAGGTCTTAATGCGTATCTAATGCGCTGTAATAATCCTTCAATGGAATGTTTGAgctctcgattctgattggtcaggaggcgttgattcattttcctttcTATAGTGACAACGTAGACAGAGACTGtgcataatctaagactaagaATAATACACAGATAAAAAGGGGTCGTTACTGAGGAGGTGTTTAgctaacatttacggaaggagtctccagtgtcagtgtttcgTAAcagtcaggacagaggagtttacactttgcgctttctcagtaacatgacaagctgtttctgacttcacgagagagaaaataagagacGTTGGCGAGggaagactgtttatagctgctataacgtaaatgagaacaggagctaacttgttctgcagatgttccacaacattaaatgcaactataaacggataaaaaatgtgccattctttaataaactgaaatgaaGACCGTTCAGTCGTTTATCATTAAAgcacatccattttttttctttttctttctttctttctttctttttttttttttttttttaataataattaatgtaaaatgacCCAATGCCAAATCTGGagctttcaaatatttttttttatatttagccTTAAACAGCCcaatttataaaacaaaacaaaaaacaaaacaaaacaaacccctGGGCTACATAAACCctttacataaattatacatattttatattatat
This genomic interval from Pangasianodon hypophthalmus isolate fPanHyp1 chromosome 4, fPanHyp1.pri, whole genome shotgun sequence contains the following:
- the fggy gene encoding FGGY carbohydrate kinase domain-containing protein isoform X2 → MTSCSSVNDWCYVGVDVGSGSVRAALVSRDGRVTATAEEPIHIWQPQKDYYEQSSDDIWRKCCSTVKKVTEGIMKERVRGIGFDATCSLVVLDQNFQPVAVNKDGVKERNVVMWMDHRAMEQAARITATAHRVLSAVGGVMSPEMQPPKLLWLKENLRKSCWKEAAHFFDLPDYLSWKATGSLVRSLCTVVCKWTYSPLDGWDDSFWTTVGLEDLIEDNHSKIGERTCCPGSPVGGGLTPEAAADLGLEPETPVGASLIDAHAGGLGVIGADVSGHHLPCENQPITSRIALICGTSSCHMAVSQKPLFVPGVWGPYLSAMVPDLWLNEGGQSATGQLIDHVVTGHAAFSQLKERAEKSGVNIYSFLNGYLKEMAKDLKDLDELTAGLHVWPDFHGNRSPLADQSLKGMVIGLSLSQTLDDLALLYLATLQAIALGTRHILDAMREAGHDITALFLCGGLSKNSLFVQMHANVTGLPIVLPAEREAVLVGAAVLGACASRDYTSIQEAMEKMAKIGKVVRPNLKLESKTAHCSSEKSSSSCTLFAFPASSAYLTPFQQQLYDAEIHLFTLRTTERLEHNYYKRKKYAVFLRLFAHQREYAALMSDCPNDVFSPLRK
- the fggy gene encoding FGGY carbohydrate kinase domain-containing protein isoform X1, whose protein sequence is MTSCSSVNDWCYVGVDVGSGSVRAALVSRDGRVTATAEEPIHIWQPQKDYYEQSSDDIWRKCCSTVKKVTEGIMKERVRGIGFDATCSLVVLDQNFQPVAVNKDGVKERNVVMWMDHRAMEQAARITATAHRVLSAVGGVMSPEMQPPKLLWLKENLRKSCWKEAAHFFDLPDYLSWKATGSLVRSLCTVVCKWTYSPLDGWDDSFWTTVGLEDLIEDNHSKIGERTCCPGSPVGGGLTPEAAADLGLEPETPVGASLIDAHAGGLGVIGADVSGHHLPCENQPITSRIALICGTSSCHMAVSQKPLFVPGVWGPYLSAMVPDLWLNEGGQSATGQLIDHVVTGHAAFSQLKERAEKSGVNIYSFLNGYLKEMAKDLKDLDELTAGLHVWPDFHGNRSPLADQSLKGMVIGLSLSQTLDDLALLYLATLQAIALGTRHILDAMREAGHDITALFLCGGLSKNSLFVQMHANVTGLPIVLPAEREAVLVGAAVLGACASRDYTSIQEAMEKMAKIGKVVRPNLKLESKTAHCSSEKSSSSCTLFAFPASSAYLTPFQQQLYDAEIHLFTLRTTERLEHNYYKSFYRKKYAVFLRLFAHQREYAALMSDCPNDVFSPLRK
- the fggy gene encoding FGGY carbohydrate kinase domain-containing protein isoform X6, translating into MTSCSSVNDWCYVGVDVGSGSVRAALVSRDGRVTATAEEPIHIWQPQKDYYEQSSDDIWRKCCSTVKKVTEGIMKERVRGIGFDATCSLVVLDQNFQPVAVNKDGVKERNVVMWMDHRAMEQAARITATAHRVLSAVGGVMSPEMQPPKLLWLKENLRKSCWKEAAHFFDLPDYLSWKATGSLVRSLCTVVCKWTYSPLDGWDDSFWTTVGLEDLIEDNHSKIGERTCCPGSPVGGGLTPEAAADLGLEPETPVGASLIDAHAGGLGVIGADVSGHHLPCENQPITSRIALICGTSSCHMAVSQKPLFVPGVWGPYLSAMVPDLWLNEGGQSATGQLIDHVVTGHAAFSQLKERAEKSGVNIYSFLNGYLKEMAKDLKDLDELTAGLHVWPDFHGNRSPLADQSLKGMVIGLSLSQTLDDLALLYLATLQAIALGTRHILDAMREAGHDITALFLCGGLSKNSLFVQMHANVTGLPIVLPAEREAVLVGAAVLGACASRDYTSIQEAMEKMAKIGKVVRPNLKLESSYMMLRSIFSH
- the fggy gene encoding FGGY carbohydrate kinase domain-containing protein isoform X5 — protein: MTSCSSVNDWCYVGVDVGSGSVRAALVSRDGRVTATAEEPIHIWQPQKDYYEQSSDDIWRKCCSTVKKVTEGIMKERVRGIGFDATCSLVVLDQNFQPVAVNKDGVKERNVVMWMDHRAMEQAARITATAHRVLSAVGGVMSPEMQPPKLLWLKENLRKSCWKEAAHFFDLPDYLSWKATGSLVRSLCTVVCKWTYSPLDGWDDSFWTTVGLEDLIEDNHSKIGERTCCPGSPVGGGLTPEAAADLGLEPETPVGASLIDAHAGGLGVIGADVSGHHLPCENQPITSRIALICGTSSCHMAVSQKPLFVPGVWGPYLSAMVPDLWLNEGGQSATGQLIDHVVTGHAAFSQLKERAEKSGVNIYSFLNGYLKEMAKDLKDLDELTAGLHVWPDFHGNRSPLADQSLKGMVIGLSLSQTLDDLALLYLATLQAIALGTRHILDAMREAGHDITALFLCGGLSKNSLFVQMHANVTGLPIVLPAEREAVLVGAAVLGACASRDYTSIQEAMEKMAKIGKVVRPNLKLESIFCIFDSFPTAAI